The proteins below come from a single Burkholderia contaminans genomic window:
- a CDS encoding helix-turn-helix domain-containing protein produces MFVFHERFDNADRHAEALRGWNQRYDQIGSGVYRSAVKHAVLDGVQLFQEAANVRIIQRGRLPHDHTVFGMPLTGSGAFAFGGARIERGTMVMARGGAPFELHSPDDMSLIGVVADRELMQQVEDAAGVHLDEAALRRGVVDMPTAVLMRASVQVATQIERVLSAPDTYLDARAQRELRGEIGNVLVDLLTYRMPEPSNRLTHACRADIVRRVHDYVIDHPEAPVDVLSLCTQLRVSRRTMQNSFQSVVQTSPLNYVRSLRLSQVRRMLLDTRQADLPISDAAARWGFIHLGHFANAYKAQFGELPSTTARRSVRDAKTR; encoded by the coding sequence GTGTTCGTGTTTCACGAGAGGTTCGACAACGCGGACCGGCATGCCGAAGCGCTGCGCGGCTGGAACCAGCGCTACGACCAGATCGGCTCGGGCGTGTATCGCAGCGCGGTCAAGCATGCGGTGCTGGACGGCGTGCAGTTGTTCCAGGAAGCCGCCAACGTTCGCATCATCCAGCGCGGAAGACTGCCGCATGACCATACGGTGTTCGGCATGCCGCTCACCGGCTCGGGCGCGTTCGCATTCGGCGGCGCACGCATCGAGCGCGGCACGATGGTGATGGCGCGCGGCGGTGCGCCGTTCGAGCTGCATTCGCCCGACGACATGTCGCTGATCGGTGTCGTCGCCGATCGCGAACTGATGCAGCAGGTCGAGGATGCGGCCGGTGTCCACCTCGACGAAGCCGCGTTGCGGCGCGGTGTCGTCGACATGCCCACCGCCGTGCTGATGCGCGCGAGCGTGCAGGTCGCCACGCAAATCGAGCGCGTGCTGTCGGCACCCGATACGTACCTCGATGCACGCGCGCAACGCGAACTGCGCGGCGAGATCGGCAACGTGCTCGTCGATCTCCTCACTTACCGGATGCCCGAGCCGTCGAACCGTCTCACGCACGCGTGCCGCGCCGACATCGTGCGCCGCGTGCACGACTACGTGATCGACCATCCCGAAGCACCGGTCGACGTGCTGAGCCTGTGCACGCAATTGCGCGTGAGCCGGCGCACGATGCAGAACAGCTTCCAGTCGGTCGTGCAGACCAGCCCGTTGAACTACGTGCGCTCGCTGCGCCTGTCGCAAGTGCGGCGGATGCTGCTCGATACGCGGCAGGCCGACCTGCCGATCAGCGACGCGGCCGCGCGCTGGGGTTTCATTCATCTCGGGCATTTCGCGAACGCGTACAAGGCGCAGTTCGGCGAATTGCCGTCGACCACCGCGCGCCGGTCGGTACGCGACGCAAAAACGCGCTGA
- a CDS encoding GlxA family transcriptional regulator translates to MPEDFHFLLLPGFSALGFMSAVEPLRVANRFRTELYRWHVISADGAPVAASNGIPVAAEAACAEVDKVDTVFVVAGFDPLVCYTRAIGDWLRRQHRHGATLGGIDTGSFVLAEAGLFDTSQPLTLHWEALAAFRERYPGLNATQELFEIDDRRITCAGGTASIDMMLDLIGRRHGADLAAAISEQFVVSRIRQRSDSQRLEIAARYGVHNRKLIQVIGTMQRHMENPLGSDALAQEVSITRRQLERLFSATLNDTPTHFYLNLRLDRARELLQQTDMSITSVCVACGFESPSHFSRTYRTRFGLSPRNDRRATR, encoded by the coding sequence ATGCCCGAGGATTTCCATTTCCTGCTGCTGCCCGGCTTCTCCGCACTCGGCTTCATGTCCGCGGTCGAGCCGCTGCGCGTCGCGAACCGCTTTCGCACCGAGCTCTATCGCTGGCACGTGATCAGCGCCGACGGCGCGCCCGTCGCCGCGAGCAACGGCATTCCGGTTGCCGCCGAAGCCGCGTGCGCGGAGGTCGACAAGGTCGATACGGTGTTCGTCGTCGCGGGCTTCGATCCGCTCGTGTGCTACACGCGTGCGATCGGCGACTGGCTGCGCCGCCAGCACCGTCATGGTGCAACGCTCGGCGGCATCGATACCGGCAGCTTCGTGCTCGCGGAAGCCGGGCTGTTCGACACGTCGCAGCCGCTCACGCTGCACTGGGAAGCGCTGGCCGCGTTCCGCGAACGCTACCCCGGCCTGAACGCGACGCAGGAGTTGTTCGAGATCGACGACCGGCGCATCACGTGCGCGGGCGGCACCGCGTCGATCGACATGATGCTCGACCTGATCGGCCGCCGGCACGGCGCCGATCTCGCGGCGGCGATCTCCGAGCAGTTCGTCGTCAGCCGGATCCGGCAGCGCTCCGACAGCCAGCGGCTCGAGATCGCCGCGCGCTACGGCGTGCACAACCGCAAGCTGATCCAGGTGATCGGCACGATGCAGCGGCACATGGAAAACCCGCTCGGCTCCGACGCGCTCGCGCAGGAGGTGTCGATTACGCGCCGCCAGCTCGAACGGCTGTTCAGCGCGACGCTGAACGACACGCCGACGCATTTCTACCTGAACCTGCGCCTCGATCGCGCGCGTGAACTGCTGCAACAGACCGACATGAGCATCACATCGGTTTGCGTCGCGTGCGGGTTCGAATCGCCGTCGCATTTCTCGCGCACGTATCGCACGCGATTCGGGTTGAGCCCGCGCAACGACCGGCGTGCAACCCGCTGA
- a CDS encoding M36 family metallopeptidase has protein sequence MQTSRKALPLALGLALGFGIVGGTAADTKVSNPQATSLRESLTRGVAPPAAKADTAAGQFRADGVAVTLYNPAYRAKKTATTPAATARDFVASQATQLGLDATALASLVVTSERADADFTVVRLQQQAAGLPVYGSDIAVTVGKDGRILYVASNTINGVVATSRKSQAVDQQQALDRARAYLGVSGFTNLDAQLVAFVDKTGTHTVWKVRGRPNDGPKGDWELLIDSGSGEVLRAEDKAFYATDGTGFVFRPDPLSPTRSSYGSTGFKDNNDADSSQLTAARVRVTLKDLAQSGGRYSLTGPYAVCVDFDAPLDKACPVQSTPAFEFTRGNLYFEAVNAYYHIDTFLRYVNQTLGIKALPYQYTGGVQYDPHGESGDDNSSYSSSSGRLTFGQGGVDDAEDADVVIHELGHGIHDWVTNGGLSQQEGLSEGTGDYLAAAYSRDFNQWSPSDAQYHWVYNWDGHNEFWGGRVTNWNVGRTYAQARGAEIHTAGQYWASCNLVARDAIGAQAMDKAFLKGLSMTNSSTNQKAAAQAVLTAASALGYSNAQLTAIGNAYNQSCTYGVTVPKKS, from the coding sequence ATGCAGACATCACGCAAAGCACTGCCGCTCGCCCTGGGTCTCGCGCTCGGTTTCGGCATCGTCGGCGGCACCGCGGCCGATACGAAAGTGTCGAACCCGCAAGCAACGAGCCTGCGCGAAAGCCTGACGCGCGGCGTCGCGCCGCCGGCCGCCAAGGCCGATACGGCCGCCGGGCAGTTCCGCGCGGACGGGGTCGCCGTCACGCTGTACAACCCCGCGTATCGCGCGAAGAAAACCGCCACGACGCCCGCCGCCACCGCGCGCGACTTCGTCGCGTCGCAAGCCACGCAGCTCGGGCTCGACGCGACCGCGCTCGCGAGCCTCGTCGTCACGTCGGAACGCGCGGATGCCGACTTCACTGTCGTGCGCCTGCAGCAACAGGCGGCCGGATTGCCCGTCTACGGCAGCGATATCGCGGTGACGGTCGGGAAGGACGGCCGCATCCTGTACGTCGCGAGCAACACGATCAACGGCGTGGTCGCGACGTCCCGCAAGTCGCAAGCCGTCGACCAGCAGCAGGCGCTCGACCGCGCCCGCGCATATCTTGGCGTGAGCGGCTTCACGAACCTGGATGCGCAGCTGGTCGCGTTCGTCGACAAAACCGGCACGCATACCGTGTGGAAAGTGCGCGGCCGCCCGAACGACGGCCCGAAAGGCGACTGGGAACTGCTGATCGACTCGGGCAGCGGCGAAGTGCTGCGCGCCGAGGACAAGGCGTTCTACGCGACCGACGGCACGGGCTTCGTGTTCCGGCCCGACCCGTTGTCGCCGACCAGGAGCAGCTATGGCAGCACGGGATTCAAGGACAACAACGACGCCGATTCGTCGCAGCTCACTGCCGCACGCGTGCGCGTGACGCTGAAGGATCTTGCGCAGTCGGGTGGACGCTACTCGCTGACGGGCCCGTATGCCGTATGCGTCGATTTCGATGCGCCGCTCGACAAGGCCTGCCCCGTGCAGTCGACGCCCGCGTTCGAGTTCACGCGCGGCAACCTGTATTTCGAGGCGGTGAACGCGTACTACCACATCGACACGTTCCTGCGTTACGTGAACCAGACGCTCGGCATCAAGGCGCTGCCGTACCAGTACACCGGCGGCGTGCAGTACGACCCGCACGGCGAATCGGGCGACGACAACTCGTCGTACTCGTCGAGCAGCGGCCGGCTGACCTTCGGGCAAGGCGGCGTCGACGATGCCGAGGATGCGGACGTCGTGATCCACGAGCTCGGCCACGGCATCCACGACTGGGTGACGAACGGCGGCCTGTCGCAGCAGGAAGGCTTGTCGGAAGGCACCGGCGACTATCTCGCCGCCGCGTACAGCCGCGACTTCAACCAGTGGAGCCCGTCGGACGCGCAATACCACTGGGTCTACAACTGGGACGGCCACAACGAGTTCTGGGGCGGCCGCGTGACCAACTGGAACGTCGGGCGCACCTATGCGCAGGCGCGCGGCGCGGAGATCCATACGGCCGGCCAGTACTGGGCATCGTGCAACCTCGTTGCGCGTGACGCGATCGGCGCGCAGGCGATGGACAAGGCGTTCCTGAAAGGGTTGTCGATGACCAACAGCTCGACCAACCAGAAGGCCGCCGCGCAGGCCGTGCTGACGGCGGCGTCCGCGCTCGGCTACAGCAACGCGCAGCTCACCGCGATCGGCAATGCGTACAACCAGAGTTGCACGTACGGCGTGACCGTACCGAAGAAGTCGTAA
- a CDS encoding M20/M25/M40 family metallo-hydrolase translates to MPTLKLTRLGAALGGMLLTAAAHAAPVWITLGDAAFRQLQRIDAGATAQYSTTLDAGKTADGAARRETVHVVEIDDSRLGELAHAVHHTRGHGPGYVVHDSFDDARQALQPLSPTLAKQAAASAYKVSNAPQIGTWIQQLQASNIVGTITSLSGFTNRYYTTSHGVAASDWLALQWKQLAGSRADITVEQFAHTGFPQKSVILTIRGSDPAAGTIVLGGHLDSTVGRTTENTRSPGADDDASGIASLTEALRVLLANNYKPKRTIKFVGYAAEEAGLLGSKAIAKQFRAQNANVVGVLQLDMTNYKGDPKDIYLITDYTNASQNTYLTNLAKTYLPELAIGTSQCGYACSDHASWNAQGYPASFPFEADQNDSPYIHTVNDTLENSDRQANHALKFGKLALAYAVDLGGNGSAAAKP, encoded by the coding sequence ATGCCTACTCTGAAACTGACCCGCCTGGGCGCCGCGCTCGGCGGCATGCTGCTGACCGCCGCCGCGCATGCGGCGCCGGTGTGGATCACACTCGGCGACGCGGCGTTCCGCCAGTTGCAACGCATCGACGCCGGCGCCACCGCGCAGTACAGCACGACGCTCGACGCGGGCAAGACGGCCGACGGCGCCGCGCGCCGCGAAACCGTTCACGTCGTCGAAATCGACGATTCACGGCTCGGCGAGCTGGCCCACGCCGTCCACCATACGCGCGGCCACGGGCCCGGCTACGTCGTGCACGATTCGTTCGACGACGCGCGCCAGGCACTGCAGCCGTTGTCGCCGACGCTCGCGAAACAGGCCGCCGCATCCGCGTACAAGGTATCGAACGCGCCGCAGATCGGCACGTGGATCCAGCAACTCCAGGCGAGCAACATCGTCGGCACGATCACGTCGCTGTCCGGCTTCACGAACCGCTACTACACGACGTCGCACGGCGTCGCCGCGTCGGACTGGCTTGCATTGCAGTGGAAGCAGCTGGCGGGTTCGCGCGCCGATATCACCGTCGAACAGTTCGCGCACACCGGCTTTCCGCAGAAATCCGTGATCCTGACGATTCGCGGCAGCGATCCGGCCGCGGGCACCATCGTGCTGGGCGGCCACCTCGATTCGACGGTCGGCCGCACGACGGAGAACACGCGCTCGCCCGGCGCGGACGACGATGCGTCGGGCATCGCCAGCCTCACCGAAGCGCTGCGCGTGCTGCTGGCGAACAACTACAAGCCGAAGCGGACGATCAAGTTCGTCGGGTACGCAGCCGAGGAAGCCGGCCTGCTCGGCTCGAAAGCGATCGCGAAGCAGTTCCGCGCGCAGAATGCGAACGTGGTCGGCGTGCTGCAGCTCGACATGACGAACTACAAGGGCGATCCGAAGGATATCTACCTGATCACCGACTACACGAACGCGTCGCAGAACACCTACCTGACGAATCTGGCGAAGACTTACCTGCCGGAACTCGCGATCGGCACGTCGCAGTGCGGGTATGCGTGCTCGGATCACGCGTCGTGGAACGCGCAAGGGTATCCGGCGTCGTTCCCGTTCGAGGCCGACCAGAACGACAGTCCGTATATCCATACCGTGAACGACACGCTGGAGAATTCGGATCGGCAGGCGAATCATGCGCTGAAGTTCGGCAAGCTGGCGCTGGCCTACGCGGTCGATCTCGGGGGGAACGGCAGCGCGGCCGCGAAGCCCTGA
- a CDS encoding YbjQ family protein, with translation MIDTTRSPDDLSPARVTTAFDLPGHTTVRSLGVVQGIIVRSRSIVGSFGASLQTIFGGNITLYTSLCEKARQHAFDKMLADARKLGANAIVAMRYDSTEIGSGVTEVICYGTAVIVEPA, from the coding sequence ATGATCGATACCACCCGCTCCCCCGACGACCTGTCGCCCGCTCGCGTCACGACGGCTTTCGACCTGCCCGGCCACACGACCGTCCGCTCGCTCGGCGTCGTGCAAGGCATCATCGTGCGCTCGCGCTCGATCGTCGGCTCGTTCGGCGCGTCACTGCAGACGATCTTCGGCGGCAACATCACGCTCTATACGTCGCTGTGCGAGAAAGCACGCCAGCATGCGTTCGACAAGATGCTCGCCGATGCCCGCAAGCTCGGCGCGAATGCGATCGTCGCGATGCGCTACGACTCGACCGAGATCGGCTCGGGTGTGACCGAAGTGATTTGCTACGGCACGGCCGTCATCGTCGAACCGGCATGA
- a CDS encoding 2OG-Fe(II) oxygenase family protein, with protein sequence MKLHASRLIRDSYVYFKMPYALLMHFDRLAAAYDALDRKQKHAFSFPEHTDGFLPFGLEYSHAPERPDLCDRFCYWVARRDAHHGFALARSAFYREMAAYEACIHAIAQDLLDAVCENLGGTPQPPVRHSSYLQFCAYEQHHGSHDRAYLQDPHEDGHLLSFIRPTAPGLVLLPDSSPISALPRSDEMIVLAGSLLEALTDGEVPAMQHAVERPRTRAPRKSLMYFVNPDLSAAHASTIVNQRPLDLRALAEGRHVAFGNRALCRPCAA encoded by the coding sequence ATGAAACTCCACGCCAGCCGCCTGATCCGCGATAGCTACGTCTACTTCAAGATGCCGTACGCGCTGCTCATGCATTTCGACCGGCTCGCGGCAGCCTATGACGCGCTGGATCGCAAGCAAAAGCACGCATTCTCGTTTCCCGAGCACACCGACGGCTTCCTGCCGTTCGGGCTCGAATACTCGCATGCGCCGGAGCGTCCGGATCTGTGCGACCGGTTCTGCTACTGGGTCGCGCGTCGCGATGCGCATCACGGCTTTGCGCTGGCCAGATCCGCGTTCTATCGCGAGATGGCCGCGTACGAAGCGTGCATCCACGCAATCGCGCAGGACCTGCTCGATGCGGTATGCGAGAACCTGGGCGGTACGCCGCAGCCGCCGGTCCGGCACAGCTCCTACCTGCAGTTCTGCGCGTACGAGCAGCATCACGGCAGCCACGACCGCGCATACCTGCAGGATCCGCACGAGGACGGCCACCTGCTGTCGTTCATCCGGCCGACGGCACCCGGCCTTGTCCTGCTGCCCGACTCGTCGCCGATTTCTGCGCTGCCGCGTTCCGACGAAATGATCGTGCTGGCCGGCTCGCTGCTCGAGGCGCTCACCGACGGCGAAGTACCGGCGATGCAGCACGCGGTCGAACGCCCGCGCACGCGCGCCCCGCGCAAGTCGCTGATGTACTTCGTCAATCCCGACCTGTCGGCCGCGCACGCCAGCACGATCGTCAACCAGCGGCCGCTGGACTTGCGGGCACTCGCCGAAGGCCGGCACGTCGCATTCGGCAACCGCGCGCTGTGCCGCCCGTGCGCGGCCTGA
- a CDS encoding DUF47 domain-containing protein — protein sequence MLGRFLPVENRFFDLFDTHAQHIVLAACEVQMLLDNLDDAELAMANVQTTERTGDKLAHDAIDLLHKTFITPLDRDEIHKLVTTMDDILDLMEDVATTVVVYDLKSVTDEASELAEIVVQSALQAQIAVNLLSDMTESAQILKACEEIDTLETRADRVLRSAISKLFRDDIDVKTLIKLKGVYDLLERITDKFEDVANIVEGIVLENA from the coding sequence ATGCTTGGACGCTTCCTCCCCGTCGAAAACCGCTTTTTCGACCTCTTCGACACGCATGCGCAGCACATCGTCCTCGCCGCGTGCGAGGTTCAGATGCTCCTCGACAATCTCGACGATGCCGAGCTGGCCATGGCCAACGTCCAGACCACCGAACGGACCGGCGACAAGCTCGCGCACGATGCCATCGACCTGCTGCACAAGACGTTCATCACGCCGCTCGATCGAGACGAGATCCACAAGCTGGTCACGACGATGGACGACATCCTCGACCTGATGGAGGACGTCGCGACCACCGTCGTGGTCTACGACCTGAAATCGGTCACCGACGAGGCCAGCGAGCTCGCGGAAATCGTCGTGCAGTCGGCGCTGCAGGCGCAGATCGCGGTCAACCTGCTGTCCGACATGACGGAGTCGGCGCAGATCCTCAAGGCCTGCGAAGAAATCGACACGCTCGAGACCCGCGCCGACCGCGTGCTGCGATCGGCGATCTCGAAGCTCTTTCGCGACGACATCGACGTGAAGACGCTCATCAAGCTGAAGGGCGTCTACGACCTGCTCGAACGCATTACCGACAAATTCGAGGATGTCGCGAACATCGTCGAAGGCATCGTGCTGGAAAACGCCTGA
- a CDS encoding inorganic phosphate transporter, whose amino-acid sequence MHSIQLALWMVATLVLVALVFDFMNGFHDAANSIATVVSTGVLKPRQAVVFAAAFNVIAYFIFHLKVAQTVGKGTIDPGIVDHYVIFGALVGAIGWNVITWYYGIPSSSSHALIGGLVGAALAKSGWSSLNIDGLLKTIAFIFISPLLGFILGSLFMLGVSWLYFRTAPSKVDRRFRRLQLLSAGLYSLGHGGNDAQKTIGIIWMLLIASGYASATADAPPAWVIGACYLSMGLGTLFGGWRIVRTMGQKITKLKPVGGFCAETGGAMTLFLASFLGIPVSTTHTITGAIVGVGATQKLSAVRWGVAGNIVWAWVLTLPAAALFAAGGWWLGHRIF is encoded by the coding sequence ATGCATTCGATACAACTCGCCCTGTGGATGGTCGCGACGCTGGTGCTCGTCGCGCTCGTATTCGACTTCATGAACGGCTTTCACGACGCGGCGAACTCGATCGCCACCGTCGTGTCGACCGGGGTGCTGAAGCCCCGGCAGGCCGTCGTGTTCGCGGCCGCGTTCAACGTCATCGCGTATTTCATCTTCCACCTGAAGGTCGCGCAGACCGTCGGTAAAGGCACGATCGATCCCGGGATCGTCGACCACTACGTCATATTCGGCGCGCTGGTCGGTGCGATCGGCTGGAACGTGATCACGTGGTACTACGGGATTCCGTCGAGCTCGTCGCACGCGCTGATCGGCGGCCTGGTCGGCGCGGCGCTCGCCAAGTCGGGCTGGAGCTCGCTGAACATCGACGGGCTGCTGAAGACCATCGCGTTCATCTTCATCTCGCCGCTGCTCGGCTTCATCCTCGGCTCGCTGTTCATGCTCGGCGTGTCGTGGCTGTATTTCCGCACCGCGCCCAGCAAGGTCGACCGGCGCTTCCGGCGGCTGCAGCTGCTGTCGGCGGGGCTGTACAGCCTCGGGCACGGCGGCAACGATGCGCAGAAGACGATCGGCATCATCTGGATGCTGCTGATCGCGTCGGGCTATGCGTCGGCAACCGCCGATGCGCCGCCGGCGTGGGTGATCGGCGCGTGCTACCTGTCGATGGGCCTCGGCACGCTGTTCGGCGGCTGGCGCATCGTGCGCACGATGGGCCAGAAGATCACGAAGCTCAAGCCGGTCGGCGGTTTCTGTGCGGAAACCGGTGGCGCGATGACGCTGTTCCTCGCATCGTTCCTCGGCATTCCGGTGTCGACCACGCACACGATCACCGGCGCGATCGTCGGTGTCGGTGCAACGCAGAAGCTGTCGGCCGTGCGCTGGGGTGTGGCCGGCAACATCGTGTGGGCATGGGTGCTGACGCTGCCCGCGGCCGCGCTGTTCGCGGCCGGCGGATGGTGGCTCGGGCACCGGATCTTCTGA
- a CDS encoding MFS transporter: MTDSVPDPSPLSPLPANLFRHVPFQRFWGTRVMSSLAFQILSVAIGWYVYALTHSAFALGLVGLAQFVPMFALTLVVGQVADRYDRRRIATICQGVEALAAAVFLLGAAQGWLAAPAVYALAAIVGTARAFESPSVSSLLPAVVPRTDLPRATALSTSANQAAQILGPAFGGLLYGVGAPAAFGTSVVAFAIAAVLSGTIPLRSAPPAREPVTLRSVFSGIAFIRREPAILGALSLDLFAVLFGGATALLPIYARDILQVGPWGLGALRAAPAVGALAGTLWLTRFPLKGRPGRAMFGGVIAFGIATIVFGLSRHFALSLVALAALGASDVVSVVVRLSLVQLRTPDDMLGRVSAVNSLFIGTSNQLGEFESGVTAAWWGAPAAIVVGGTATILVALTWMRLFPQLTNMKSLERDA, encoded by the coding sequence ATGACCGACTCCGTGCCCGACCCTAGTCCTTTATCCCCGCTACCCGCCAACCTGTTCCGCCATGTCCCGTTCCAGCGCTTCTGGGGCACGCGCGTCATGTCTTCCCTGGCTTTCCAGATCCTGTCGGTTGCCATCGGCTGGTACGTCTACGCGCTCACGCACAGTGCATTCGCGCTCGGTCTCGTCGGACTCGCGCAGTTCGTGCCGATGTTCGCGCTGACGCTCGTCGTCGGGCAGGTAGCCGACCGCTACGATCGCCGGCGCATCGCGACGATCTGCCAGGGCGTCGAGGCGCTGGCCGCCGCCGTGTTCCTGCTCGGTGCCGCGCAAGGGTGGCTGGCGGCACCGGCCGTGTATGCACTGGCTGCGATCGTCGGCACGGCCCGCGCGTTCGAATCGCCGTCGGTGTCGTCGCTGCTACCGGCCGTCGTGCCGCGCACCGACCTGCCGCGCGCGACCGCGCTGTCGACGTCCGCGAACCAGGCCGCGCAGATCCTCGGGCCCGCGTTCGGCGGGCTGCTGTATGGCGTCGGCGCGCCCGCGGCATTCGGCACGAGCGTCGTCGCATTCGCGATCGCGGCGGTGCTGAGCGGCACGATCCCGCTGCGCAGTGCGCCGCCCGCGCGCGAGCCGGTCACGCTGCGCTCGGTGTTTTCGGGCATCGCATTCATCCGGCGCGAGCCGGCGATTCTCGGTGCGCTGTCGCTCGACCTGTTCGCGGTGCTGTTCGGCGGCGCGACCGCGCTGCTGCCGATCTACGCGCGCGACATCCTGCAGGTCGGCCCGTGGGGGCTCGGTGCGCTGCGTGCGGCGCCTGCCGTCGGCGCGCTCGCGGGCACGCTGTGGCTCACGCGTTTCCCGTTGAAGGGGCGGCCGGGCCGCGCGATGTTCGGCGGCGTGATCGCGTTCGGCATCGCGACGATCGTGTTCGGCTTGTCGCGACACTTCGCGCTGTCGCTCGTGGCGCTGGCCGCGCTCGGCGCGTCAGACGTAGTCAGCGTCGTCGTGCGGCTGTCGCTCGTGCAACTGCGCACGCCCGACGACATGCTCGGGCGCGTGAGCGCGGTCAATTCGTTGTTCATCGGTACGTCGAACCAGCTCGGCGAATTCGAGTCGGGCGTGACGGCCGCGTGGTGGGGTGCGCCGGCGGCGATCGTCGTGGGGGGTACCGCGACGATCCTGGTCGCGCTCACGTGGATGCGGCTGTTTCCCCAGCTCACGAACATGAAGTCGCTCGAACGCGACGCGTGA
- the cysS gene encoding cysteine--tRNA ligase codes for MPLALYDTWSRTVRPFTPVRAGQVGMYCCGPTVYDHAHIGNLRTYVFEDLLRRVLARNGYAVRHVVNITDVGHLTSDADEGEDKMEKGSRRTGESAWAIARRYTEAFVRDWRALNLLEPTVWCRATDHIAEQIAFIDTLDRGGYVYRTDDGLYFDTSRQDDYGYLARLDRAGLQAGKRVALGGKRSITDFALWKFSPADVKRQMEWDSPWGRGFPGWHIECSAMSAKYLGTLFDIHCGGEDHIAVHHSNEIAQTRAAHGTQLANYWMHGHFLTFDDDTKMSKSSGDFVRLETLQSRGVDPLAYRYLCLTAHYRSKLHFTWASLDAAHTALNRLRHLYAGWPDGGCADADFVARFDAEVNEDLNLPRALAVLWDLVRSNLPPATLKATVDSFDDVLGLGLREWRPVAFDIPEHVHVLLGERERARADKDWAQADRIREALSAEGWRVEDTPEGQRLFGMVMGSSDTAGAPQ; via the coding sequence ATGCCGCTTGCGCTGTATGACACCTGGTCGCGTACCGTGCGCCCCTTCACGCCTGTCCGGGCCGGGCAGGTCGGCATGTATTGCTGCGGCCCGACGGTGTACGACCATGCCCACATCGGCAACCTGAGAACCTACGTGTTCGAGGATCTCCTGCGCCGTGTACTGGCGCGCAACGGCTACGCGGTCCGGCACGTCGTCAACATCACCGACGTCGGCCACCTGACGTCGGATGCCGACGAAGGCGAAGACAAGATGGAGAAGGGGAGCCGTCGGACCGGCGAATCGGCATGGGCCATCGCCCGGCGCTACACCGAGGCGTTCGTCCGCGACTGGCGCGCGCTCAACCTGCTCGAGCCGACGGTGTGGTGCCGCGCCACCGACCACATCGCCGAACAGATCGCGTTCATCGATACGCTCGACCGCGGCGGCTACGTCTACCGGACGGACGACGGCCTCTACTTCGACACCAGTCGGCAGGACGACTACGGGTATCTCGCGCGGCTGGACCGCGCGGGGTTGCAGGCGGGCAAGCGGGTGGCGCTGGGCGGGAAGCGGAGCATCACGGATTTTGCGTTGTGGAAGTTCAGCCCGGCCGACGTCAAGCGGCAAATGGAATGGGACAGCCCGTGGGGGCGCGGCTTTCCGGGCTGGCATATCGAATGCTCGGCGATGTCGGCGAAGTATCTCGGGACATTGTTCGATATCCATTGCGGCGGCGAGGATCACATCGCCGTGCATCACAGCAACGAGATCGCGCAGACGCGGGCGGCCCACGGCACGCAGCTCGCGAATTACTGGATGCACGGGCACTTCCTGACGTTTGACGACGATACGAAGATGTCGAAGTCGAGCGGCGATTTCGTTCGCCTGGAGACCTTGCAGAGCCGGGGTGTCGATCCGCTCGCGTACCGCTACCTGTGCCTGACGGCCCACTATCGAAGCAAGCTGCATTTCACGTGGGCGTCGCTCGACGCGGCACACACCGCGCTGAATCGACTGCGGCACCTTTATGCCGGCTGGCCGGACGGCGGGTGCGCCGATGCGGACTTCGTCGCGCGATTCGATGCCGAAGTGAACGAGGACCTGAATCTGCCGAGGGCGCTCGCGGTGCTGTGGGATCTGGTCAGGAGCAACCTGCCGCCTGCCACCCTGAAAGCGACCGTCGACAGCTTCGATGACGTGCTCGGCCTTGGCTTGCGCGAATGGCGGCCGGTTGCGTTCGACATTCCGGAACATGTCCACGTGTTGCTCGGTGAGCGTGAGCGCGCGAGGGCGGACAAGGACTGGGCACAAGCCGACCGGATCCGGGAAGCGTTGAGCGCCGAGGGCTGGAGAGTCGAGGACACGCCGGAAGGGCAACGTCTATTCGGCATGGTGATGGGTTCGAGCGATACAGCCGGCGCGCCGCAGTAA